In one Rhizobium lentis genomic region, the following are encoded:
- a CDS encoding pyrroline-5-carboxylate reductase family protein, protein MSVSLRIGIIGGGGWLGGAIAGSILDSGLVDPQNLCLSYRSRQPPRFPNSFWTTDSQELADRSDVILLSVRRDDWRRLDVDASGKLVISVMAGIRLAALSERHKTDRVVRALPNAAAEVAKSYTPWIGASSITEDDRAVVRAIFETCGCEDEVERESDIDYLTGLTGSGPAFPALLGAAMMRDAVARGLTAEVARRAVNTVLVGAGHLLERRDESPDDVVQAFLDYRGTTAAAIEGMRAAGFDAALAQGLSAAFKKSVSMGEAS, encoded by the coding sequence ATGAGCGTTTCCTTGAGGATCGGCATTATTGGCGGTGGCGGCTGGCTCGGCGGGGCCATTGCCGGGTCGATTCTTGATTCCGGACTGGTCGACCCTCAAAATCTCTGTCTCTCCTATCGCAGCAGGCAGCCGCCGCGTTTTCCGAATTCCTTCTGGACCACCGACAGCCAGGAGCTTGCCGACCGGTCGGATGTGATCCTTCTCTCCGTCCGCCGCGATGACTGGCGTCGTCTCGACGTCGACGCCTCCGGCAAGCTCGTCATCTCGGTCATGGCCGGGATCCGCCTGGCGGCCCTTTCGGAGCGCCATAAGACCGACCGCGTCGTCCGCGCCCTGCCGAATGCCGCTGCGGAAGTGGCGAAATCCTATACGCCATGGATCGGCGCGAGCAGCATCACGGAAGACGACCGCGCCGTCGTCCGCGCCATCTTCGAGACCTGCGGATGTGAAGACGAGGTCGAAAGGGAAAGCGACATCGATTATCTCACAGGCCTTACCGGCTCCGGTCCGGCATTCCCGGCGCTGCTTGGCGCGGCTATGATGCGCGACGCCGTCGCACGCGGATTGACGGCCGAGGTCGCGCGCCGCGCCGTCAATACGGTGCTGGTCGGCGCGGGCCATTTGCTGGAGCGCCGCGACGAATCTCCTGACGATGTTGTTCAAGCCTTTCTCGACTATCGCGGAACAACGGCGGCCGCCATCGAAGGCATGCGCGCCGCGGGGTTCGACGCTGCGTTGGCGCAAGGACTATCGGCGGCATTCAAGAAATCGGTGAGTATGGGAGAGGCTTCCTGA
- a CDS encoding TetR/AcrR family transcriptional regulator, producing the protein MDQALNDTGWRGSQEGWLEAAYQSLLESGVDSVKILPLAKKLNLSRTSFYWFFKDREELLSALVARWREKNTGNIVKQSEAYAESLAEAMLNVFDCWLNTELFDAKFEFAVRSWALQSDELLADVQQADQIRLEALKRMFMRFGLPETTSDVRARTTYLVQIGYISMQSKEELAVRMKRIPEYIAIYTGEVPQQRELDRFFARHGYRPG; encoded by the coding sequence TGAACGACACCGGCTGGCGCGGATCGCAGGAGGGATGGCTGGAGGCAGCCTACCAGTCATTGCTGGAATCCGGCGTGGATTCGGTGAAAATTCTGCCGCTCGCAAAGAAGCTCAATCTCTCGCGAACGAGCTTCTACTGGTTCTTCAAGGATCGGGAGGAGCTGTTGAGCGCGCTCGTGGCGCGGTGGCGCGAGAAAAACACCGGCAATATCGTCAAGCAGTCCGAAGCCTATGCCGAGTCGCTCGCCGAAGCGATGCTCAACGTTTTCGATTGCTGGCTGAACACCGAGCTCTTCGACGCCAAGTTCGAGTTTGCCGTGCGCAGCTGGGCGTTGCAGTCCGATGAGCTTCTGGCCGATGTCCAGCAGGCCGACCAGATCCGGCTGGAGGCGCTGAAACGCATGTTTATGCGGTTCGGGTTACCAGAAACGACATCAGATGTCAGAGCGCGGACAACTTATCTCGTCCAAATCGGGTACATCTCCATGCAGTCGAAGGAGGAACTCGCCGTCCGCATGAAACGGATTCCGGAATACATCGCGATCTACACGGGCGAAGTGCCGCAGCAAAGGGAGCTCGATCGCTTCTTCGCCCGGCATGGCTATAGGCCCGGCTGA